In the Silene latifolia isolate original U9 population chromosome 1, ASM4854445v1, whole genome shotgun sequence genome, CTAGATGACCCAAGGCAAAGGAAGCCTGATATACCAATGCAAACGAACTGCTTGGTTTGCAGCCAAAAGTCAGGTTGCCTGAAGGCCTTCCTCTCATGGAAGACGACTCCCATCTTAGACTCAACATTCTCAGGGAGTGATGAGGATCTACTACGTCTTTCTAAATGGAATGTCGACAGGGAGCGAGGAGACTTACGAAAACGATTTTCAAAGCAACAATATCATTTCAGGAGTCCGAAAACACATCACCAGAGAACATTAATCTTTCATTTTACTCATCCTTTTATACAACAGTGTATTAATTAATACACAGAAAACAAAGGAATGCCATTAAAACTTCAAAATCAATGGAGTAACTAATTATACGAATAACTCATAATGTCGCATTCATTTTCATGTGCTTTAATGCATTTTCAATTTCTGCATTTTCAAGCTCAAAAACACTTCACAATTCCAATTCCTTTATACTCGAATTTGAAGTACACAGAATATCATCATAACGAACAAACAATTCGGCGTTCGTTTAGATACAGGAACTCTCAATTATTTGATCATTAGATTGTTCTGCAGATGAATTTGAGCTAGCTCAAACCAGAATTAACATACTTAAATCGAAATTAATCAGCAATTGAATCAACCCAAATATAACAACTGCTGAACATTGAAGAAACAATTAAACGTGCGGAAGAAAAcaagaattaacaagaacaagATATTCATTAATCGAAACTTTAGGTAATAACACTTGCTTCAATTACATTAACCACATCATCAGCATCAACTACTACGATTACTAATTTACTAAAACCAAAACCAGAACGAACAACAATTGAAACTAATTCCAGTTCCACAACGTAACCCTAGAAAACATAACAAACACCTAATTGATTAATCAAATTAACCTCCGAAACCGTAGAGAGTTCTTCCTTGCCTCTTGAGAGCATACACAACATCCATGGCGGTAACAGTCTTCCTCCTGGCATGCTCAGTGTAAGTAACAGCATCACGGATGACATTCTCTAGAAAAATCTTAAGAACGCCACGTGTCTCCTCGTAGATCAAACCACTGATACGCTTGACACCACCACGGCGAGCTAGACGGCGGATGGCAGGCTTGGTGATACCCTGGATGTTGTCGCGGAGCACTTTACGGTGTCGTTTCGCTCCTCCCTTTCCTAATCCCTTTCCTCCCTTTCCTCTTCCTGACATTTTTGTTGCTGAATAAGTTTGTTTTTTTGGAGAAGAATTTTTGATTTGAGACTTGGGAGATGAGTTGTGTTTTGGATGAGGAAATGGGAAAGGTGTGGGGGGGTTATATATAGGTGTGGGATTTTGTGAAGGTAGAAGGAGCGATCCGTGTGAGAGGGTGAGGAGTGTTGTGAGACGTTGATTGTATTTTATCAAGGGTCCAGAATAGATGAGAGATGGTGTGCGGATTGAGAAACTGTGTTTTTCACATTTGGTTTGGCGGGAGAATTGCGGATGAAACACGCGCTTGATATTTCGATATTGGGACATTTTGGGGGGACTTAT is a window encoding:
- the LOC141617233 gene encoding histone H4: MSGRGKGGKGLGKGGAKRHRKVLRDNIQGITKPAIRRLARRGGVKRISGLIYEETRGVLKIFLENVIRDAVTYTEHARRKTVTAMDVVYALKRQGRTLYGFGG